A genomic region of Polyangiaceae bacterium contains the following coding sequences:
- a CDS encoding AAA family ATPase yields the protein MTTETSPELQATTEAGSHPRRWLERLKINQFRSVEPGTELHFSEGLHVVLGKNATGKSTLLDLVASALNLNFGHRAFRDEPLDLEFVLRAGPHQIDVAVKRAALTESSAVTLREEGRYTLRAPSGVEVTILLASDNPPRRIVKGAALALDAVDESIAWSFKQAPLAPNLPALGALLNADVRAISGNDQALHRMPESDELLKHIEGNSFEICLGESMWSRPGLLPDTIFRALPSDGSAIDISLVSEPLLAAFVREMGFSEARMYLGPPRVEQRYGSKSFVYSSPTFTFYRDGRLARRGDQLSYGQRRLFALGWYLVCNKEAAILDEPSNGLHESWIEFLVLQLRDRQVFLTSQNREMLDMLPFSTETELSRGFVLCESRPQPGGAEPTLHWRGLRDDESALMIKALRASRLDLVTDLLRALNLW from the coding sequence ATGACGACGGAGACCTCGCCCGAGCTACAAGCGACGACCGAAGCCGGCTCGCATCCGCGCCGTTGGTTGGAGCGTCTCAAGATCAACCAGTTCCGGTCGGTCGAACCGGGGACCGAGCTGCATTTCAGTGAGGGGCTGCATGTCGTTCTTGGAAAGAACGCGACGGGCAAGAGCACGTTGCTCGATCTCGTTGCTTCCGCACTAAATCTAAACTTTGGGCACCGAGCTTTCCGCGACGAGCCGTTGGACTTGGAGTTTGTCCTACGGGCAGGGCCACATCAAATTGATGTCGCGGTCAAACGAGCGGCGCTCACCGAGTCTTCGGCAGTCACACTTCGTGAAGAGGGTCGCTACACATTGCGGGCACCATCCGGCGTGGAGGTGACGATCCTTCTGGCGAGCGATAATCCTCCTCGGCGCATCGTGAAGGGAGCGGCGCTGGCGCTCGATGCGGTCGATGAGTCGATTGCATGGAGCTTCAAGCAAGCACCGCTCGCCCCTAATTTGCCGGCGCTCGGCGCATTGTTGAATGCGGACGTTCGCGCTATCAGTGGTAACGACCAAGCTCTTCATCGTATGCCCGAGAGTGATGAACTCTTGAAACACATTGAGGGCAACAGCTTTGAGATTTGCCTTGGGGAGTCGATGTGGAGTCGTCCAGGCCTCCTGCCAGATACTATTTTCCGAGCGCTACCTTCCGATGGTTCGGCCATTGACATCTCCCTGGTGAGTGAACCCCTCCTAGCAGCATTCGTTCGCGAGATGGGTTTCAGCGAAGCTCGGATGTACCTCGGTCCACCGCGCGTCGAGCAGCGCTACGGAAGCAAGAGTTTCGTTTACTCCTCTCCCACGTTCACGTTTTACCGTGACGGGCGATTGGCGCGACGAGGAGATCAATTGTCCTATGGTCAACGTCGGCTTTTCGCTCTGGGCTGGTACTTGGTATGCAACAAAGAGGCTGCCATTCTCGACGAACCCTCCAACGGTCTTCACGAGTCCTGGATCGAATTCTTGGTTTTGCAACTTCGCGATCGGCAGGTTTTTCTTACCAGTCAAAACCGCGAAATGCTCGATATGCTCCCCTTCAGCACCGAGACGGAGCTGAGCCGTGGATTCGTTCTCTGCGAATCTCGGCCGCAACCTGGGGGCGCTGAGCCCACACTTCACTGGCGAGGGCTGCGCGACGACGAATCTGCCCTCATGATCAAGGCATTGCGCGCCTCGCGCCTCGACCTCGTGACCGACTTGCTCCGTGCGCTGAACCTCTGGTGA
- a CDS encoding Uma2 family endonuclease: MVVYARERVKYVWLVHPIRQTLEAFTLNPDGYWLTTGLHEGNQRVRVPPFDAIELDLGLLWPEVEDAKGAE, from the coding sequence GTGGTCGTTTATGCGCGCGAACGCGTCAAGTACGTGTGGCTCGTGCATCCCATTCGCCAGACGCTCGAAGCATTCACGCTGAATCCCGACGGTTATTGGTTGACGACGGGACTTCATGAAGGAAATCAGCGTGTGCGCGTGCCGCCCTTCGACGCCATCGAATTGGACCTGGGACTTTTGTGGCCCGAAGTGGAAGATGCCAAGGGCGCAGAGTAA
- a CDS encoding ferritin-like domain-containing protein — translation MLDARNLKRLFKGILVASFVPGCGGVDRDQFTTNACTGNNDLDGLTATPAVDYMELRQTVAFSEPPMTEVIAKQGSACANASGTTCSDTLATLTVTGGWTRSSGFFDGGPTTRYLVFTRGDEVGAVASLDDLKKFLAPIENPRDAIFLIDNELSGHRVICEENNTAAVDDGFHILTTSGTACGEGSHRDEHVVHVSSTGVITVKETVVIEEGDSGCVIGRRPEGLIASNPPRGARSMGAYFAEASQLEAASVFAFERLEGELRTYRAPRTLVRDARRARNDEVRHARMTRRLAKKNGGTPVAARVRQMSGRAWMEFVKENAVEGCIRETFGALVATYQAQHATDEHIKRAMGVIANDETRHASLAWRVAKWAEARLSAEERAEVRALQRAELQRMRCHLSHEDAPLPAAGYPGRDESIRLLAGFSAAIGMG, via the coding sequence ATGCTAGACGCTCGAAACTTGAAACGGTTGTTCAAAGGTATTCTGGTCGCTTCGTTCGTGCCCGGATGTGGCGGCGTCGATCGCGACCAATTCACCACGAATGCCTGCACCGGTAACAATGATCTCGATGGGCTCACGGCAACGCCGGCGGTCGATTACATGGAGCTTCGGCAAACGGTTGCCTTCTCCGAGCCACCGATGACGGAGGTCATTGCGAAGCAGGGGTCTGCTTGCGCGAACGCATCGGGCACGACATGCTCGGATACCCTTGCAACGCTGACGGTAACAGGCGGTTGGACTCGCTCGTCGGGATTCTTCGATGGCGGCCCGACAACTCGGTATCTGGTGTTCACGCGTGGCGACGAAGTGGGCGCTGTCGCGTCACTCGACGACCTCAAAAAGTTCCTCGCGCCGATCGAGAATCCGCGAGACGCGATCTTTTTGATTGATAATGAATTGAGTGGCCATCGCGTCATCTGCGAAGAGAACAACACCGCTGCGGTCGATGATGGATTCCATATTCTCACGACGAGCGGGACTGCATGTGGCGAGGGGTCGCATCGAGACGAGCACGTGGTGCATGTGTCGTCCACGGGCGTGATCACGGTGAAGGAAACGGTGGTGATTGAAGAAGGGGACTCGGGCTGCGTGATTGGGCGCCGTCCGGAGGGGTTGATTGCGTCGAATCCGCCGCGGGGGGCTCGCTCGATGGGCGCGTATTTCGCGGAAGCGTCGCAGCTCGAAGCGGCGTCGGTATTTGCTTTCGAGCGGCTGGAAGGGGAACTGCGCACGTATCGCGCTCCGCGGACGCTGGTGCGGGATGCGAGGCGGGCGCGCAATGATGAAGTGCGGCACGCGCGGATGACGCGACGATTGGCGAAGAAAAATGGTGGGACGCCGGTGGCTGCACGGGTTCGGCAAATGTCGGGTCGAGCGTGGATGGAATTCGTGAAAGAAAATGCGGTCGAGGGGTGCATTCGCGAGACGTTCGGGGCGCTGGTTGCGACGTACCAGGCGCAGCACGCGACGGACGAGCACATCAAGCGAGCGATGGGGGTGATTGCGAACGACGAAACGCGGCACGCGTCGCTTGCGTGGCGGGTTGCGAAATGGGCGGAGGCTCGACTGAGCGCGGAAGAGCGCGCGGAGGTGCGAGCATTGCAGCGCGCGGAGTTGCAGCGGATGCGCTGTCACTTGTCGCATGAGGATGCGCCATTGCCGGCGGCGGGATATCCGGGTCGAGACGAATCGATTCGGCTGCTCGCGGGGTTTTCTGCGGCGATTGGGATGGGTTGA
- a CDS encoding AAA family ATPase, whose translation MSRLEISCRNFRRLKDFSWAPGAVSLIVGPNGAGKTTTLDLLRFLRGTFISGHEDGLHAAHGGDHFPTRGSSDDLVIFEVRVDDVRWRLLLPMSAAGLKGRYGEELYCGDRLILRAAAYSETWTLEGKTQPFDDVRCCARVLWDRGGSDWMRPLFQALYDLRTYDFWLHTVREGTTREDAVKFLHGTGRNLWAVLANWKQAPLRYRGQFEWVMQHARIAFPDLIQTIEFDRNEAYVFPPGATDPADGLPPRRQADGLLTGLLQLTAVAGAKPRSILAFDEMENQLHPHAIRSILASMRAMARERDLTVVLTTHSPLVMNEFDQEPGQIWVLDAEADKCPMPLDQLKKPEWLAMFPLGELYDRMKFGAPPVPEATPSDEKSNS comes from the coding sequence GTGAGTCGACTCGAGATCAGTTGTCGCAATTTTCGCAGACTCAAAGACTTCTCCTGGGCGCCGGGAGCCGTCTCGCTCATCGTGGGGCCCAACGGCGCCGGGAAGACGACGACGCTCGATCTCCTTCGCTTTTTGCGGGGAACTTTCATCAGTGGACACGAGGATGGATTGCACGCTGCGCACGGTGGTGATCATTTTCCAACCCGGGGCAGTTCCGACGATCTGGTGATTTTCGAAGTGCGCGTCGATGACGTCCGTTGGCGGCTGCTGCTTCCGATGTCTGCTGCGGGCCTCAAAGGAAGATATGGCGAGGAGCTATATTGCGGAGATCGTTTGATCCTACGGGCAGCGGCTTATTCGGAAACGTGGACTCTAGAAGGCAAAACGCAACCCTTCGACGACGTTCGATGCTGTGCCAGGGTACTATGGGATCGCGGCGGCTCAGATTGGATGCGCCCGCTCTTTCAAGCATTGTATGATTTGCGAACCTATGACTTTTGGCTCCACACCGTGCGCGAAGGAACTACGCGTGAAGACGCAGTCAAATTCTTGCATGGTACAGGACGCAATCTATGGGCCGTGCTTGCGAACTGGAAGCAGGCGCCATTGCGCTACAGGGGGCAATTCGAGTGGGTCATGCAGCACGCCCGCATTGCTTTCCCCGACCTGATCCAGACAATCGAATTCGACCGCAACGAGGCTTATGTTTTTCCTCCGGGAGCGACCGATCCCGCTGATGGGTTGCCACCCCGAAGACAGGCCGACGGGTTACTCACGGGCCTATTGCAACTTACTGCCGTTGCAGGAGCAAAACCTAGGAGCATCCTTGCTTTCGATGAAATGGAAAACCAGCTCCATCCCCACGCAATTCGTTCGATTTTGGCGTCCATGCGGGCCATGGCCCGGGAACGTGATCTCACCGTCGTTCTAACGACCCACTCTCCCCTCGTCATGAATGAATTCGACCAGGAACCTGGCCAGATCTGGGTTCTCGACGCGGAGGCGGACAAATGCCCAATGCCACTCGACCAACTCAAGAAGCCCGAGTGGTTGGCAATGTTCCCGCTCGGAGAGCTCTACGATCGCATGAAATTCGGCGCTCCTCCCGTACCCGAAGCGACGCCTTCGGACGAGAAATCGAATTCATAA
- the genX gene encoding EF-P lysine aminoacylase GenX, producing the protein MLGPAERSSASPFAPSDLRAIAGAPGPVRIAGRVIDVQGSDIIIADAFARVGVSLLQGDVAPGDLVVVEASFVQDKLVAGRVIERFTPAKPKVSRGASSEAPSGETERFVLRDVGRALAARARAFALVRSFFDRRGFVEVDTPSMVPCPGLDLHLDAYGVADSPHWLITSPEYQMKRLLVGGIPRCYQLARCYRRGEVGGRHNPEFVMLEWYRAFASVDDIIADTEDLVRHVITELSGKSEVLVEGVRIDLSAPFERLTVGDAFARYANVSADEAIAWATDDEDRFFRVLVEDVEPALARLGRPVFLTDYPAPFASLARLSPSDPRVAERFELYVGSLEVCNGFGELTDPVEQRQRFLRDQEHRRSQGKPVYPIDERFLAALEEGMPPSTGNALGLDRLVALGLSAKSIADVTSFPFGWL; encoded by the coding sequence ATGCTCGGCCCTGCAGAACGATCTTCGGCCTCGCCCTTCGCTCCGAGTGACTTACGAGCGATCGCCGGCGCTCCGGGGCCCGTGCGCATCGCAGGCCGCGTGATCGACGTGCAGGGCAGCGACATCATCATCGCCGATGCGTTTGCGCGCGTCGGCGTGTCGCTGCTTCAAGGTGATGTTGCCCCGGGCGATCTCGTCGTCGTCGAAGCATCGTTCGTTCAAGACAAACTCGTCGCGGGTCGTGTGATCGAAAGGTTCACTCCCGCCAAACCCAAGGTTTCACGCGGGGCATCTTCGGAGGCTCCTTCGGGCGAAACGGAACGCTTCGTCTTGCGTGACGTCGGTCGAGCGCTCGCTGCGCGTGCTCGAGCCTTCGCGCTCGTGCGGTCGTTTTTCGATCGGCGAGGGTTTGTCGAAGTGGACACGCCGTCGATGGTTCCTTGCCCAGGCCTCGACCTCCACCTCGATGCCTACGGCGTCGCCGATTCGCCCCACTGGCTCATCACGTCGCCCGAATACCAAATGAAGCGGCTGCTCGTGGGCGGCATCCCGCGGTGTTATCAGCTCGCGCGGTGTTATCGTCGAGGCGAAGTTGGCGGGCGGCACAATCCCGAATTCGTGATGCTCGAATGGTATCGCGCGTTTGCCTCCGTTGATGACATCATCGCGGACACCGAAGATCTCGTGCGGCACGTCATCACCGAGCTTTCGGGCAAGAGCGAGGTTCTCGTCGAAGGTGTGCGGATTGATTTATCTGCGCCGTTCGAGCGCCTCACGGTGGGTGATGCATTTGCCCGCTATGCGAACGTGTCAGCAGATGAAGCGATTGCTTGGGCGACGGACGACGAGGATCGTTTTTTCAGGGTCCTCGTTGAAGACGTCGAGCCGGCGCTTGCGCGCCTAGGTCGACCGGTCTTTCTCACGGATTACCCGGCCCCATTTGCGTCATTGGCGCGCCTCTCGCCGTCCGATCCGCGCGTCGCCGAGCGATTCGAATTGTACGTCGGGAGCCTCGAAGTTTGTAATGGTTTTGGCGAATTGACCGATCCCGTCGAACAGCGGCAACGTTTTCTGCGCGATCAAGAACATCGACGGTCGCAAGGCAAGCCGGTGTATCCGATTGACGAACGGTTTCTCGCAGCGCTCGAAGAAGGAATGCCACCATCGACGGGCAATGCCTTGGGCCTCGATCGATTGGTCGCGCTTGGCTTGTCGGCCAAGAGCATTGCGGACGTCACGAGTTTCCCGTTTGGGTGGTTATGA
- the pgsA gene encoding CDP-diacylglycerol--glycerol-3-phosphate 3-phosphatidyltransferase has protein sequence MAGNGSKADRASLRKLKAARRKTLWEDARNLPNLLTFARIIMIPVVLILLDRGSPRDCFWAAGVYALAALTDMFDGWLARRQGLVSVLGKFLDPLADKLIVTATLVWLVPMGRIPAWAVVLLISREITITALRSIASTEGIVIAAGNDGKTKTALQMIGIACLIIGYPYNFTLGIYDFGRVDLVHVGRLLVYTSLGFSIWSAGQYLSLFVDAIDKKNNATTEKAEPPA, from the coding sequence GTGGCCGGTAACGGATCGAAGGCGGACCGAGCGTCGTTGCGCAAGCTCAAAGCTGCGCGGCGTAAAACCCTTTGGGAGGACGCACGCAACCTTCCGAACCTCCTGACCTTCGCGCGGATCATCATGATCCCCGTCGTCCTCATCCTGCTCGATCGCGGCAGCCCCCGTGACTGCTTCTGGGCCGCCGGCGTCTATGCGCTCGCTGCCCTCACCGACATGTTCGACGGATGGCTCGCGCGTCGTCAGGGCCTCGTCAGCGTCCTCGGAAAGTTTCTCGACCCGCTCGCGGACAAACTCATCGTCACCGCCACCCTCGTGTGGCTCGTCCCCATGGGCCGCATCCCAGCATGGGCCGTCGTGCTGCTCATCTCGCGCGAGATCACCATCACCGCCCTGCGCTCCATCGCGTCGACCGAGGGCATCGTCATCGCCGCCGGCAACGATGGCAAAACCAAAACGGCGCTGCAGATGATCGGCATCGCGTGCCTCATCATCGGCTACCCGTACAACTTCACCCTCGGCATCTACGACTTCGGTCGCGTCGATCTCGTGCATGTCGGCAGACTTCTCGTATACACCTCGCTCGGCTTTTCCATCTGGAGTGCCGGCCAGTACTTGAGCTTGTTCGTCGACGCGATCGACAAGAAGAACAACGCAACCACCGAGAAGGCGGAGCCACCCGCGTGA
- the hisA gene encoding 1-(5-phosphoribosyl)-5-[(5-phosphoribosylamino)methylideneamino]imidazole-4-carboxamide isomerase translates to MHILPAIDLFQGKAVRLHRGQYDAVTVYDDDPVRLAASLRGRVEWLHVVDLEGARAGRPVQADLVRAVVGAFGPGVQVGGGVRHADAAEAYLALGASRVVLGTAAIRDIDMVRALADAHPDRVVVAVDAKGGRVAIEGWLEASNQSALDVAKNLSGSRVAALLYTDIMVDGTQTGPNVVATAELSMSGGFPVIASGGVGTLSHIRSLACVPGVVGVIVGKALYERAFTLEDALAAAGHFVRAEP, encoded by the coding sequence ATGCACATCTTACCCGCGATCGATCTGTTCCAAGGCAAAGCGGTGCGTCTGCATCGAGGTCAGTACGACGCCGTCACCGTGTACGACGACGATCCGGTGCGGCTCGCTGCGAGCTTGCGCGGCAGGGTCGAGTGGCTGCATGTCGTGGACTTGGAAGGCGCGCGAGCAGGCCGGCCCGTGCAAGCGGACCTCGTGCGAGCCGTCGTTGGCGCGTTCGGCCCTGGTGTGCAAGTCGGCGGAGGCGTGCGTCATGCCGACGCTGCCGAAGCGTACCTCGCGCTTGGTGCATCACGCGTCGTGCTCGGAACGGCGGCCATTCGCGACATCGACATGGTTCGCGCGCTTGCGGATGCGCATCCCGATCGCGTCGTCGTCGCCGTCGATGCGAAGGGCGGACGAGTCGCCATCGAAGGATGGCTCGAAGCCTCCAATCAATCGGCGCTCGATGTAGCGAAAAACCTTTCCGGCTCGCGCGTGGCTGCTCTTTTGTACACCGACATCATGGTCGACGGCACGCAAACCGGGCCAAACGTGGTTGCTACGGCCGAGCTTTCCATGTCGGGTGGTTTTCCCGTCATTGCGTCCGGCGGTGTCGGAACCCTCAGCCACATCCGGTCGCTGGCGTGCGTTCCGGGCGTCGTGGGCGTCATCGTCGGCAAAGCGCTCTATGAACGGGCATTTACGCTCGAGGACGCGCTTGCCGCGGCGGGCCATTTCGTACGAGCCGAACCCTGA
- a CDS encoding DUF2288 domain-containing protein yields MRERIAETMGSVFWTDLAAHVARDAVIIAAAELDLVDVGMAFALNDTAAVDAWIKSGKLEKPSAEDVSRWSISTNLRFTSVVVQPFVLIHRPVLPLAS; encoded by the coding sequence ATGCGCGAACGTATCGCCGAGACGATGGGGAGCGTGTTCTGGACTGATCTTGCGGCGCACGTCGCGCGCGACGCCGTGATCATCGCTGCTGCAGAGCTCGACCTGGTCGATGTGGGCATGGCGTTCGCGTTGAACGACACGGCCGCAGTCGATGCATGGATCAAGTCGGGCAAGCTCGAAAAGCCGTCGGCGGAAGACGTCTCGCGATGGTCCATCTCGACAAACTTACGATTTACCTCGGTGGTCGTGCAGCCGTTTGTCTTGATACACCGGCCGGTGTTGCCGCTGGCGAGTTGA